DNA sequence from the Acidobacteriota bacterium genome:
GCAACAGGGCGAGACGGACCCAGCCGCCAAGCCACTGAAACGTTTCGGCGGCACACGTGTCATGGAGATCGTGGACCGCTACGATACCAACACGTATCGGGCCGTTTACACAGCGAAGTTTGCGGACGTGATTTACGTCCTGCACGCCTTCCAGAAAAAATCGATGAAGGGAATTGCCACGCCGCAACGTGATATCGAGCTAATTCGTCAGCGATTGGCCGAGGCGGAGCGGCTGAAGCGGGAAAGGCAGAACTGAGATGAAAAGCAAGAGACCCAATATAAAATTTGAAGCTGG
Encoded proteins:
- a CDS encoding addiction module toxin RelE, giving the protein MYIYIVEREPKRVHWMGSSRRDLRTFPRQVRSDFGKALYAAQQGETDPAAKPLKRFGGTRVMEIVDRYDTNTYRAVYTAKFADVIYVLHAFQKKSMKGIATPQRDIELIRQRLAEAERLKRERQN